The following proteins are encoded in a genomic region of Candidatus Eisenbacteria bacterium:
- a CDS encoding ornithine cyclodeaminase family protein produces TTTSSKEPVLRGEWLSPGAHVNAVGCCFPSAREIDTETVRRSRFYTDCRESCLKEAGDFLIPLREGAIAEGHLLGEAGEVFAGRVPGRTSPSDITVYESLGIAIEDLASAHAIHRIAVERGEGQWLEWGGPP; encoded by the coding sequence GCACGACGACGTCTTCCAAGGAGCCCGTGCTCCGAGGCGAGTGGCTCTCGCCGGGCGCTCACGTGAACGCGGTCGGCTGCTGCTTCCCCTCGGCTCGCGAGATCGACACGGAAACCGTGCGGCGCTCGCGCTTCTACACCGACTGCCGCGAGTCGTGTCTGAAGGAAGCCGGAGACTTCCTGATTCCGCTTCGGGAGGGCGCGATCGCGGAGGGACACCTCCTGGGGGAGGCCGGCGAGGTCTTCGCGGGACGCGTGCCCGGGCGGACGTCGCCTTCGGACATCACCGTGTACGAGTCGCTGGGGATCGCGATCGAGGACCTCGCGTCCGCGCACGCGATCCACCGGATCGCCGTCGAGCGCGGGGAAGGGCAGTGGCTCGAGTGGGGCGGTCCGCCATGA
- a CDS encoding arylamine N-acetyltransferase, producing the protein MSTADRLLRHLALEREAPSLDYLNRIIREHQLRVPFETLTKRIDYEPGLRRGDFMPSIEEYVDRIVSRGAGGLCWTLARGLHFLLQDLGFEASLMVMEPGHCCVRVEMPEGPHYADVGYAAPIFRAYPLFESFRLDSPREIFEYRVGEEGILVTRTPGPTKTLDPTPRTLAQLHGLVTAANDWSAPHSFLRRLAYSAYVDGVYTSLNQGTLKRYGPSGLETTEIPPEDVPALLTNLFRADPALYQQAAEVPQRLGTEAA; encoded by the coding sequence ATGAGCACCGCGGACCGCCTCCTCCGACACCTCGCTCTCGAGCGTGAGGCGCCCAGCTTGGACTACCTGAACCGGATCATCCGCGAGCATCAGCTCCGTGTGCCCTTCGAAACCCTCACGAAACGGATCGATTACGAGCCGGGGCTGAGGCGAGGGGACTTCATGCCCTCCATCGAGGAGTACGTCGATCGGATCGTGTCGCGGGGCGCCGGCGGGCTCTGCTGGACGCTCGCGCGCGGCTTGCACTTCTTGCTCCAGGACCTCGGCTTTGAGGCCTCACTCATGGTCATGGAGCCGGGGCACTGCTGCGTTCGCGTCGAGATGCCGGAAGGGCCCCACTACGCCGACGTGGGATACGCCGCTCCGATCTTCCGGGCGTACCCGCTCTTCGAATCCTTCAGGCTCGATTCACCTCGGGAGATCTTCGAGTACCGCGTGGGGGAGGAAGGCATCCTCGTCACGCGCACCCCGGGTCCGACGAAGACGCTGGATCCGACTCCACGGACGCTCGCGCAGCTCCACGGCCTCGTCACGGCCGCGAACGACTGGTCCGCGCCGCACAGCTTCCTGCGGCGACTGGCCTACTCCGCCTATGTGGACGGCGTGTACACGAGCCTGAACCAGGGGACGCTGAAGCGGTACGGGCCTTCCGGGCTCGAGACGACCGAGATCCCACCGGAGGACGTGCCGGCTCTGCTCACGAACCTCTTCCGCGCGGACCCGGCGCTCTATCAGCAGGCCGCCGAGGTTCCGCAACGGCTCGGCACCGAGGCCGCGTGA
- a CDS encoding zf-HC2 domain-containing protein → MNCYEAIDLMGDELDKQLAPELRAGFDEHLVECAACATYFDQLRATVESLQRIPRHPAAPQRRAELIAAFRREWKRPSRPSE, encoded by the coding sequence ATGAACTGCTATGAAGCGATCGATCTCATGGGTGACGAGCTCGACAAACAGCTCGCCCCGGAGCTCCGAGCCGGCTTCGACGAGCATCTCGTCGAGTGCGCGGCTTGTGCCACCTACTTCGACCAGCTCCGAGCCACGGTCGAATCCCTCCAGCGCATTCCCCGGCATCCCGCGGCCCCCCAGCGCCGCGCCGAGCTGATCGCGGCGTTCCGGCGGGAGTGGAAGCGGCCCTCCCGTCCGTCGGAATGA
- a CDS encoding RNA polymerase sigma factor yields MSVNSNHPESPLLARLRSGDETAFASLVDELHGSLIAFARTFTSSATLAEDIVQETWLGVIRGLHAFDGRSSLRTWIFSILVRRARTIAARDARQGGRSSGAVQAPAVEWEPGRGRVGLWEHAPIPWALEDPASIYQSGEALEVLQMTLDTLPETQRQVVLLRDVEGLPAADVCNILELSETNQRVILHRGRARLRRALDRYVQDGARPPSPAGRGSGGEVR; encoded by the coding sequence ATGTCCGTGAATTCGAACCATCCGGAGTCGCCGCTGCTCGCCCGTCTCCGCTCCGGTGACGAGACCGCCTTCGCCTCCCTGGTCGACGAGCTTCACGGGAGCCTGATCGCCTTCGCGAGGACCTTCACCTCGTCCGCGACGCTGGCCGAGGACATCGTGCAGGAGACGTGGCTCGGGGTGATCCGAGGTCTCCACGCGTTCGACGGACGTTCCTCGCTCCGGACGTGGATCTTCAGCATTCTCGTGCGCCGCGCGCGCACCATCGCGGCTCGGGACGCGCGCCAGGGAGGACGCAGCTCGGGGGCCGTGCAGGCTCCGGCGGTGGAGTGGGAGCCGGGACGGGGTCGCGTCGGGCTCTGGGAACACGCTCCCATTCCTTGGGCGCTCGAGGATCCCGCCTCGATCTATCAGAGCGGAGAAGCCTTGGAAGTACTTCAAATGACGCTAGATACGCTTCCCGAGACGCAACGCCAGGTGGTGCTCCTGAGGGATGTGGAGGGGCTCCCCGCGGCGGACGTCTGTAATATCCTCGAGCTCAGCGAGACCAACCAGCGAGTGATCCTTCATCGGGGGCGGGCGCGGCTGCGCCGGGCGCTCGATCGGTACGTCCAGGACGGAGCCAGGCCGCCATCCCCGGCCGGACGAGGCTCGGGGGGAGAAGTCCGATGA